The following are encoded in a window of Catharus ustulatus isolate bCatUst1 chromosome 12, bCatUst1.pri.v2, whole genome shotgun sequence genomic DNA:
- the PTPN9 gene encoding tyrosine-protein phosphatase non-receptor type 9 isoform X1 — MTRDAPWALLLLLFLSTCLTAHPQSLPQATKQFLEEINKWTGQYNVSPLSWNVAVKFLMARKFDVLRAIELFHSYRETRLKEGIVKLKPHEEPLRSELLSGKFTILSVRDPSGASIALFTAKLHHPSKSVQHVVLQALFYLLDRAVESFETQRNGLVFIYDMAGSQYTNFELDLSKKILNLLKGAFPARLKKVFIVGAPMWFRVPYSIISLLLKEKLRERVQMVKMSELKEHLPRECLPEYLGGSLKLDPLSWNCRFLPQQNGHPDPLDELILVPLAAPKDNGSVHVPGPRSITLQELLDHVSHKQKRGIYEEYEDIRRRSPAGTFVCSLAPYNQDKNRYGDVPCLDQTRVKLAKPYSRPELTDYINASFMDGYKQRNAYIGTQGPLENTYGDFWRMVWEQNVLVIVMTTRLEEGGRRKCGQYWPLEKDFQVCFGALTITNLGVENLNHYKKTILEIHSSETRERRLVSHFQYLSWPDYGVPSSAATLIDFLGAVKQQQRVAVSALGPRFKGHPGGPPVVVHCSAGIGRTGTFCALDICLSQLQDVGTLNIYQTVLRMRTQRAFSIQTPEQYYFCYSAVLEHAQREGLLLANHSRAAQEKSSPGH, encoded by the exons ATGACCAGGGATGCTCCTTGGgcgctcctcctcctccttttcctctcaacCTGTCTCACTGCACACCCCCAATCTCTCCCACAGGCAACCAAGCAGTTCCTGGAGGAGATCAACAAGTGGACAGGCCAGTACaatgtgtcccctctgtcctggaATGTGGCTGTCAAGTTCCTCATGGCCCGCAAGTTCGACGTCCTGCGGGCCATCGAGCTCTTCCACTCCTACCGG GAGACACGGCTGAAGGAGGGAATTGTGAAGCTGAAGCCACACGAGGAGCCGCTGCGCTCGGAGCTGCTCAGCGGGAAGTTCACCATTCTG AGCGTGCGGGACCCCTCGGGAGCCTCCATCGCCCTGTTCACAGCCAAGCTGCACCACCCCAGCAAGAGCGTGCAGCACGTGGTACTCCAGGCGCTCTTCTACCTGCTGGACCGAGCTGTGGAGAG cTTTGAGACGCAGAGGAATGGGCTGGTGTTCATCTATGACATGGCAGGGTCACAGTACACCAACTTCGAGCTGGACCTCAGCAAGAAGATCCTCAATCTGCTCAAG GGTGCCTTCCCAGCCCGGCTCAAGAAGGTTTTCATCGTGGGAGCGCCCATGTGGTTCCGCGTGCCCTACTCCATCATCAGCTTGCTGCTGAAGGAGAAGCTGCGGGAGCGG GTGCAGATGGTGAAGATGTCAGAGCTGAAGGAACACCTGCCCCGAGAATGCCTCCCTGAGTACCTCGGAGGGTCTCTCAAACTGGACCCCCTGAGCTGGAATTGCCGCTTCCTGCCCCAGCAGAACGGGCACCCCGACCCCCTGGATGAGCTCATCCTGGTGCCGCTGGCGGCCCCCAAAGATAACGGCTCCGTCCACGTCCCTGGGCCCAGGTCCATcaccctccaggagctgctggatcaCGTCAGCCACAAGCAGAAACGTGGCATCTACGAGGAGTATGAAGACATTCGGCGCAGGAGCCCGGCCGGCACCTTCGTCTGCTCTTT GGCACCCTACAACCAGGACAAGAACCGGTACGGGGATGTGCCCTGCCTGGACCAAACCCGTGTCAAGCTGGCGAAGCCATACAGCCGCCCAGAG CTGACTGACTACATCAACGCGAGCTTCATGGATGGCTACAAGCAGAGGAATGCTTACATTGGCACTCAGG GGCCTCTGGAAAACACCTACGGTGACTTCTGGCGCATGGTGTGGGAGCAGAACGTGCTGGTGATCGTGATGACAACCCG gctggaggaaggaggcaggaggaagtGCGGCCAGTACTGGCCCCTGGAAAAGGATTTCCAGGTGTGCTTTGGAGCCCTGACCATCACCAACCTGGGTGTAGAGAACCTCAACCATTACAAGAAAACCATCCTGGAGATCCACAGCTCAGAG ACCAGGGAGCGGCGCCTGGTGTCCCACTTCCAGTACCTGAGCTGGCCAGATTACGGTGTCCCCTCTTCTGCCGCCACTCTCATTGACTTTTTGGGGGCcgtgaagcagcagcagagagtgGCAGTCAGCGCCCTGGGACCTCGCTTCAAGGGTCACCCTGGGGGACCCCCAGTCGTGGTGCACTGCAGCGCTGGCATTGGCAGGACAG GTACCTTCTGCGCTCTGGACATCTGcctgtcacagctgcaggaCGTGGGCACCCTGAACATCTACCAGACGGTGCTGCGCATGCGGACCCAGCGCGCCTTCAGCATCCAGACCCCTGAGCAGTATTACTTCTGCTACAGCGCCGTCCTCGAGCACGCCCAGCGCGAGGGCCTGCTGCTCGCCAACCACAGCCGGGCCGCCCAGGAGAAGAGCTCGCCAGGGCACTGA
- the PTPN9 gene encoding tyrosine-protein phosphatase non-receptor type 9 isoform X2 → MAAELSAEEEQATKQFLEEINKWTGQYNVSPLSWNVAVKFLMARKFDVLRAIELFHSYRETRLKEGIVKLKPHEEPLRSELLSGKFTILSVRDPSGASIALFTAKLHHPSKSVQHVVLQALFYLLDRAVESFETQRNGLVFIYDMAGSQYTNFELDLSKKILNLLKGAFPARLKKVFIVGAPMWFRVPYSIISLLLKEKLRERVQMVKMSELKEHLPRECLPEYLGGSLKLDPLSWNCRFLPQQNGHPDPLDELILVPLAAPKDNGSVHVPGPRSITLQELLDHVSHKQKRGIYEEYEDIRRRSPAGTFVCSLAPYNQDKNRYGDVPCLDQTRVKLAKPYSRPELTDYINASFMDGYKQRNAYIGTQGPLENTYGDFWRMVWEQNVLVIVMTTRLEEGGRRKCGQYWPLEKDFQVCFGALTITNLGVENLNHYKKTILEIHSSETRERRLVSHFQYLSWPDYGVPSSAATLIDFLGAVKQQQRVAVSALGPRFKGHPGGPPVVVHCSAGIGRTGTFCALDICLSQLQDVGTLNIYQTVLRMRTQRAFSIQTPEQYYFCYSAVLEHAQREGLLLANHSRAAQEKSSPGH, encoded by the exons GCAACCAAGCAGTTCCTGGAGGAGATCAACAAGTGGACAGGCCAGTACaatgtgtcccctctgtcctggaATGTGGCTGTCAAGTTCCTCATGGCCCGCAAGTTCGACGTCCTGCGGGCCATCGAGCTCTTCCACTCCTACCGG GAGACACGGCTGAAGGAGGGAATTGTGAAGCTGAAGCCACACGAGGAGCCGCTGCGCTCGGAGCTGCTCAGCGGGAAGTTCACCATTCTG AGCGTGCGGGACCCCTCGGGAGCCTCCATCGCCCTGTTCACAGCCAAGCTGCACCACCCCAGCAAGAGCGTGCAGCACGTGGTACTCCAGGCGCTCTTCTACCTGCTGGACCGAGCTGTGGAGAG cTTTGAGACGCAGAGGAATGGGCTGGTGTTCATCTATGACATGGCAGGGTCACAGTACACCAACTTCGAGCTGGACCTCAGCAAGAAGATCCTCAATCTGCTCAAG GGTGCCTTCCCAGCCCGGCTCAAGAAGGTTTTCATCGTGGGAGCGCCCATGTGGTTCCGCGTGCCCTACTCCATCATCAGCTTGCTGCTGAAGGAGAAGCTGCGGGAGCGG GTGCAGATGGTGAAGATGTCAGAGCTGAAGGAACACCTGCCCCGAGAATGCCTCCCTGAGTACCTCGGAGGGTCTCTCAAACTGGACCCCCTGAGCTGGAATTGCCGCTTCCTGCCCCAGCAGAACGGGCACCCCGACCCCCTGGATGAGCTCATCCTGGTGCCGCTGGCGGCCCCCAAAGATAACGGCTCCGTCCACGTCCCTGGGCCCAGGTCCATcaccctccaggagctgctggatcaCGTCAGCCACAAGCAGAAACGTGGCATCTACGAGGAGTATGAAGACATTCGGCGCAGGAGCCCGGCCGGCACCTTCGTCTGCTCTTT GGCACCCTACAACCAGGACAAGAACCGGTACGGGGATGTGCCCTGCCTGGACCAAACCCGTGTCAAGCTGGCGAAGCCATACAGCCGCCCAGAG CTGACTGACTACATCAACGCGAGCTTCATGGATGGCTACAAGCAGAGGAATGCTTACATTGGCACTCAGG GGCCTCTGGAAAACACCTACGGTGACTTCTGGCGCATGGTGTGGGAGCAGAACGTGCTGGTGATCGTGATGACAACCCG gctggaggaaggaggcaggaggaagtGCGGCCAGTACTGGCCCCTGGAAAAGGATTTCCAGGTGTGCTTTGGAGCCCTGACCATCACCAACCTGGGTGTAGAGAACCTCAACCATTACAAGAAAACCATCCTGGAGATCCACAGCTCAGAG ACCAGGGAGCGGCGCCTGGTGTCCCACTTCCAGTACCTGAGCTGGCCAGATTACGGTGTCCCCTCTTCTGCCGCCACTCTCATTGACTTTTTGGGGGCcgtgaagcagcagcagagagtgGCAGTCAGCGCCCTGGGACCTCGCTTCAAGGGTCACCCTGGGGGACCCCCAGTCGTGGTGCACTGCAGCGCTGGCATTGGCAGGACAG GTACCTTCTGCGCTCTGGACATCTGcctgtcacagctgcaggaCGTGGGCACCCTGAACATCTACCAGACGGTGCTGCGCATGCGGACCCAGCGCGCCTTCAGCATCCAGACCCCTGAGCAGTATTACTTCTGCTACAGCGCCGTCCTCGAGCACGCCCAGCGCGAGGGCCTGCTGCTCGCCAACCACAGCCGGGCCGCCCAGGAGAAGAGCTCGCCAGGGCACTGA
- the PTPN9 gene encoding tyrosine-protein phosphatase non-receptor type 9 isoform X3 has translation MAALATKQFLEEINKWTGQYNVSPLSWNVAVKFLMARKFDVLRAIELFHSYRETRLKEGIVKLKPHEEPLRSELLSGKFTILSVRDPSGASIALFTAKLHHPSKSVQHVVLQALFYLLDRAVESFETQRNGLVFIYDMAGSQYTNFELDLSKKILNLLKGAFPARLKKVFIVGAPMWFRVPYSIISLLLKEKLRERVQMVKMSELKEHLPRECLPEYLGGSLKLDPLSWNCRFLPQQNGHPDPLDELILVPLAAPKDNGSVHVPGPRSITLQELLDHVSHKQKRGIYEEYEDIRRRSPAGTFVCSLAPYNQDKNRYGDVPCLDQTRVKLAKPYSRPELTDYINASFMDGYKQRNAYIGTQGPLENTYGDFWRMVWEQNVLVIVMTTRLEEGGRRKCGQYWPLEKDFQVCFGALTITNLGVENLNHYKKTILEIHSSETRERRLVSHFQYLSWPDYGVPSSAATLIDFLGAVKQQQRVAVSALGPRFKGHPGGPPVVVHCSAGIGRTGTFCALDICLSQLQDVGTLNIYQTVLRMRTQRAFSIQTPEQYYFCYSAVLEHAQREGLLLANHSRAAQEKSSPGH, from the exons GCAACCAAGCAGTTCCTGGAGGAGATCAACAAGTGGACAGGCCAGTACaatgtgtcccctctgtcctggaATGTGGCTGTCAAGTTCCTCATGGCCCGCAAGTTCGACGTCCTGCGGGCCATCGAGCTCTTCCACTCCTACCGG GAGACACGGCTGAAGGAGGGAATTGTGAAGCTGAAGCCACACGAGGAGCCGCTGCGCTCGGAGCTGCTCAGCGGGAAGTTCACCATTCTG AGCGTGCGGGACCCCTCGGGAGCCTCCATCGCCCTGTTCACAGCCAAGCTGCACCACCCCAGCAAGAGCGTGCAGCACGTGGTACTCCAGGCGCTCTTCTACCTGCTGGACCGAGCTGTGGAGAG cTTTGAGACGCAGAGGAATGGGCTGGTGTTCATCTATGACATGGCAGGGTCACAGTACACCAACTTCGAGCTGGACCTCAGCAAGAAGATCCTCAATCTGCTCAAG GGTGCCTTCCCAGCCCGGCTCAAGAAGGTTTTCATCGTGGGAGCGCCCATGTGGTTCCGCGTGCCCTACTCCATCATCAGCTTGCTGCTGAAGGAGAAGCTGCGGGAGCGG GTGCAGATGGTGAAGATGTCAGAGCTGAAGGAACACCTGCCCCGAGAATGCCTCCCTGAGTACCTCGGAGGGTCTCTCAAACTGGACCCCCTGAGCTGGAATTGCCGCTTCCTGCCCCAGCAGAACGGGCACCCCGACCCCCTGGATGAGCTCATCCTGGTGCCGCTGGCGGCCCCCAAAGATAACGGCTCCGTCCACGTCCCTGGGCCCAGGTCCATcaccctccaggagctgctggatcaCGTCAGCCACAAGCAGAAACGTGGCATCTACGAGGAGTATGAAGACATTCGGCGCAGGAGCCCGGCCGGCACCTTCGTCTGCTCTTT GGCACCCTACAACCAGGACAAGAACCGGTACGGGGATGTGCCCTGCCTGGACCAAACCCGTGTCAAGCTGGCGAAGCCATACAGCCGCCCAGAG CTGACTGACTACATCAACGCGAGCTTCATGGATGGCTACAAGCAGAGGAATGCTTACATTGGCACTCAGG GGCCTCTGGAAAACACCTACGGTGACTTCTGGCGCATGGTGTGGGAGCAGAACGTGCTGGTGATCGTGATGACAACCCG gctggaggaaggaggcaggaggaagtGCGGCCAGTACTGGCCCCTGGAAAAGGATTTCCAGGTGTGCTTTGGAGCCCTGACCATCACCAACCTGGGTGTAGAGAACCTCAACCATTACAAGAAAACCATCCTGGAGATCCACAGCTCAGAG ACCAGGGAGCGGCGCCTGGTGTCCCACTTCCAGTACCTGAGCTGGCCAGATTACGGTGTCCCCTCTTCTGCCGCCACTCTCATTGACTTTTTGGGGGCcgtgaagcagcagcagagagtgGCAGTCAGCGCCCTGGGACCTCGCTTCAAGGGTCACCCTGGGGGACCCCCAGTCGTGGTGCACTGCAGCGCTGGCATTGGCAGGACAG GTACCTTCTGCGCTCTGGACATCTGcctgtcacagctgcaggaCGTGGGCACCCTGAACATCTACCAGACGGTGCTGCGCATGCGGACCCAGCGCGCCTTCAGCATCCAGACCCCTGAGCAGTATTACTTCTGCTACAGCGCCGTCCTCGAGCACGCCCAGCGCGAGGGCCTGCTGCTCGCCAACCACAGCCGGGCCGCCCAGGAGAAGAGCTCGCCAGGGCACTGA